Part of the Tepiditoga spiralis genome, ATAAATAACACATTAAGTATAAGTACTCCACTTAATACAAAGCAAACCTATAAAATAATTATAGGAAGCAAAAGATCTTTTAAAAAAATACAAATAAATTCTGGCAAAATAAATATAAATGGGACCTTAAAATCAAATAGTTTTAAGTTAATTGGATCTGGAATAGAATTAAATACAAAATTTTATGGAAAATCGTTGTATATTAATGGTGCTGACGTTAAAATTTTAGGAAATTACTTTTGTAATGAACTTCAAATAAATGCTACATCAATAAAAAGTAATGTGTCTTTAAATATTAAATCTATAAACATTAATTCATTTGACTTTTCTGGTACCATTAAATATTCTAAAATAAATACTAATAGTCAATTAAAAATTTCTTCAAAAGGATATTTAAATATTTTTATTCCCAAGAATTCTAATAATCTTCTTAAAATTACTAAAAATAAAATTATAATAAATACAAAAAAATATTAAAAAATACGGATGTTATCCGTATTTTTTAATATTTCACAACAAATTCATTAATATTATTTTCTAATTTATCCAAAATTTTTTCTTCTATATCTTCAACTCTGCTAAATCCGTTTCCTTTAATAACAAAAGCTTTAAATGAACTTAAATTTTTTTCATCTGATTTAGCTAAAATTTCAACACTTCCATCCGGAAGATTTTTTACATATCCACTTATATTTAATTTTAAAGCTATATTTTTTATAAAATATCTGTACCCCACCCCTTGAACTCTACCATAAACTTTTAATTTTAAAATCATTCAAATCCTCCTAATGAAGAACCAGGTTCTTTTACTTTCTTTACTTTTATAAACATTTCATTTAAATTTTTTGAAAATATATATTCTGTTTCAAATCCCATTTCTTTAAATTTTTCAATTATTTGAAACAGATCTCCAGCATCTATATCAAAATTTTTTTCATCCAAAGATATATCATTATTTTTTATTAAAAATCCTTTTTCTTCTTCTAATACACTCATTAAAGTCTTTTTTAATTTTTCATCTAAATACAATTCTTGTATGGGAACTTTACCTTTTCCACTTATATAACTTTTATAAGCATCCACTATTTGTTTTAATTCTATTATTTCTTGTAATTCTTTTGTAAAGTTATCCATACTTTTTTCACCTCCTTATTTTTTATTATACATGATTTATTAAAAAAAATCAACTTAATTTTAATATTTGAATATAAAAATACATATTCATTCACACAAAAACAAAATTTACCGATATAAAATAATAAAAAATTACTAATTTGTAAAAAAATAATATAAAATTAAATTTCTTAATATTTCTTAAAAAATATTAAGAAATAAATAAAAAATTAAAATTATACTATAAGTGTATTTGAAATACAATCAAAAAATGGAGGGAAAAAAATGAAAAAAACTTTTTTAATCATTTTATTAGCATTAACTATTTCTACCCTTTTTTCAAAAACATTAATTATTAAAGGTTCTAACACAGTTTTTCCAATTGCTCAACTTTGGATTGAAGAATTAAAAAAAGAAAACTCAAATTTCACAGCAACTCTCGAAGGTGCAGGATCATCAACAGGAATTGCAGCTCTTTTTAATGGAACAACAGATATTGCCGATTCTTCTAGATGGTTAAAAAATAAAGAAATAAAGAAAATGCAAGATGAAGATAAATATTTTATTCCAATAGTAGTTGGTTATGATGGTATAGCTATCATTACAAATCCTAAATTAAATATAAATAATTTAAGTAAGGGCACCTTAAAAAAAATTTATACAGGAAAAATAATCATGTGGAATCAAGTTAATCCAAACTTACCTAAAAAAAGAATAGTAATTTATTCAAGAAATACAGCTTCAGGAACTTATGAAACTTTTGAAAAAAAAGTTTTAGATAGCGAAAGACTTGCACCTTGGGTCAAAATGGTTGAATCAACTCAATTTGAAATTGATTCTGTTGCAACTAACCCTTATGCAATTGCTTATGTTGGA contains:
- a CDS encoding acylphosphatase codes for the protein MILKLKVYGRVQGVGYRYFIKNIALKLNISGYVKNLPDGSVEILAKSDEKNLSSFKAFVIKGNGFSRVEDIEEKILDKLENNINEFVVKY
- a CDS encoding phosphate ABC transporter substrate-binding protein PstS family protein — protein: MKKTFLIILLALTISTLFSKTLIIKGSNTVFPIAQLWIEELKKENSNFTATLEGAGSSTGIAALFNGTTDIADSSRWLKNKEIKKMQDEDKYFIPIVVGYDGIAIITNPKLNINNLSKGTLKKIYTGKIIMWNQVNPNLPKKRIVIYSRNTASGTYETFEKKVLDSERLAPWVKMVESTQFEIDSVATNPYAIAYVGVGYVTDKVKVVTVENIIPSKINILTSKYPISRPLYVFIDASKGYPETGIIKEYITFGLSKKGQELVEKAGYVAAYGF